A section of the Chryseobacterium ginsenosidimutans genome encodes:
- a CDS encoding GIY-YIG nuclease family protein has product MYREPVSHRQHMDQKLLDTVFSKPTRSDVRSIKTYIQLIMQTSFVYILLCADNTYYTGVTENVYKRFDEHQDGKHFGSYTFTRRPLQLVYFCQFMDIEQAIVFEKKIKKWSQAKKLALIEGRYEDLPNLAKKNFNK; this is encoded by the coding sequence ATGTATCGAGAACCAGTGAGCCACAGACAGCATATGGATCAAAAACTTCTCGATACGGTTTTTTCAAAACCTACTCGAAGTGACGTTCGTTCAATCAAAACTTATATACAATTAATCATGCAAACTTCATTTGTCTACATCTTACTTTGTGCCGACAACACCTATTACACCGGTGTAACAGAAAATGTATACAAACGTTTTGACGAACATCAGGACGGTAAACATTTTGGTTCTTACACCTTCACAAGACGTCCGTTACAATTAGTATATTTCTGCCAATTTATGGATATTGAACAAGCGATTGTTTTTGAGAAAAAGATTAAGAAATGGTCGCAGGCAAAAAAATTAGCATTAATTGAAGGAAGGTATGAAGACCTGCCTAATCTTGCGAAAAAGAATTTTAATAAGTAA